The genomic segment CAATTGGTGgattatgtacaatgcctgcaTGTTAATGGTCAAAATACTTTTCGATCATTACCTTCATTCATCATTAcctgaaaacagaaaaacaaagccaATACCTGGATGTTTTGGGTCAGTATAGAAATCCTAACCAGGATGTGTTCAGGATAGAGGGCACGTATGGTCACCCTATTGTATAACATGAACTGCAGTCAGATGATGAACGTAGTATAAAAAACTAAAACCTGAAGAATTGTTTTAAGATTATGTAGATGTAAAAATTcagtaaacttaattttttaatccACAGGTTTTTTAAGAGCACAGGAAATCATCTCTGTTATTCTGTGTAagtataaacatatttttatgttgttttaaatgaatataaCACATAAGCAGACATGttgaataaatattttcaataatttgaCTAGGTTTTGAGCAATTGATAAGAGAATAGTCCTGTATGGATCCACTTAAAACAGGTCCCTAGACTCGGTAGAGAGccggggtgcttctcaatatccctcctcgtctcctctctcctccgtcctctatcctatgacccggaaaccgatcgagctcagccatcttgaaggacatctcaattctctaattgcaccgcgaggagtcgaggatcgaggagtgaggaggcttccagaggagtcatgagcgaggatacacaggtgcatcctatgcggaagagttttatcgactaaaacgtgacgcacgtataaattctcctcccccttcacatcggtcacaataattttgatttctactttacttttgcagtttatataaaccacacacctcacatatttcaacagggtatctttctttattattatttattatgaatttcttaaataaacaaatttcaacaacatgagggcaGATCCTCTGAGCGCTGCTGATGACGCAACGAAGTGACGCTCGAGTGATCAAGGATTCCAATGTGTGTAAAGGGGGCCAAGATGGCGTCCTTCTAATCAGACATGCTTTATCTCCGTCCTTGGTAGACGCGGAGTTTGCAGCTGGAAATTACGTCCCAGCttctatttaactttatttaatacGAAGATACCTCTTACGTCTCAATGGTATTGACGGAATAAACGTTTTGGATGGGCAAAAGGAGAAGTAGGAAACACTCCTCTCATCACAACGCTGTTGCAAACGAGATGGAACTTCCTTGTGAGTCTGTTATGGAGACCTGTTGCCTGGCCGATTTTCCTAGTCTGCCTGAAACACCCCAAAAAAATGATTCTCCGGCCAAAAAAAGGAATCGAGTTGGTGCAAAACCTGTTTTTGAGAACACTTCGGAAGTGCTTGAAGCTATTCATGCACTTGGCTTGAAACTTGATCAAATGCACTTAAAGGTTTCGGCGATTGAGAAAACCACGGAGCTCACTTCGACCAAGGTGGACAGTTTAGCAACCTCTGTGCAAAAACTCATCGTCGAAGTTAACTCTCACGACGAACGGTTATCCCTGATGGAGAAAGAAATGCAAACTTTAAAGGACGAAAACGCGACTTTGAAGTCTAATATAGCAGAGGCTCAACGTTACACTCGACGATGGTCTCTCAAATTGCATGGCTTGAAGGAGGCTGATGGTGAAAATGTCAGACGGATAACTATTGATGCTCTTGCGAAGGTTGCTCCAGATGTTCAAGACCAGCTTGATCGGGTGGTGGACGTAGTTCATCGTGTTGGTCGCAAATCAGCGCCACCAAATAAGCGTCCCATTATCGTTCTCTTCTCGATGCGCCGTTACCGGGACGAGATTTGGAGGGCAGCCAAAAACTCCAGATATTTACTGGACAACGCGCTACGCATCTCTGAGTTGCTATCGCCTGAAGACAAAGCGGCAAGAGAAAAACTGTGGCCGAGGGTGAAGAAGGCTAGAGAGGAAGGCAAAAGGGCTATATTTCGTGGTCCACATGCATACATCGAGGGGAAAAGGATTGACACTAATGACTGATTGATTTCTGATTGAAAACCCATTAAAGGCATCTTCAAATTTTCTTACATGCcgggcgatttttttttttttttttcaaataattgtttacTGCCTGTTGCATCTCAGGGGCTTCTAATTTAAATAGTACATTTCAGCTTCAAGACATTAGGTCTTGAAGCTTGGGAAtttgtgaattacatttttctttcttttttatttttcttgttctaGTTCTTTCGGAATGGACTTTAAGTTTAATTCTCTGAGCATAGCATCACTGAATGTAAGGGGCATTCGTGAAATTACGAAGCGAAaggctttatttctttttttaaaacggACAGATGCTGACATTATTTTTTGTCAAGAAACACATTCTACAGACTTGGATGAAAAATTTTGGAAATCTCAATGGggaaaatctatttttttcagTCACGGCACTTCGCATTCAGCGGGAGTTTTGgttttgattaacagatttaaagGAGACGTTCTGAACTCTGTGACGTGTGAAAACGGAAGATGGGTTATTTTGACTGTGAAATTAGACAATAGTATATTTATACTTTGTAATATTTATGGTCACAATTCCAATACGTTGAATAAGTCCTTATTTGCAAAGGTTTCTGATATTATTCAATGCAAACTTGATGCATTCCAAGCTTCATATGTTATATTTTCAGGCGACTTTAATGAATGCGTGGATAATCTGTGTGATAGATATCCACCTCGTTCTTCTCAACGTGATGCACAATCAAATTTAGCTTCTTTATGTGCCAATTTATCTCTTACTGATGCTTGGCGATTCTACAACCCTGGAATATCCGAATATACTTGGTCTAACAAAGACAAATCTTTGCAATCTAGAATtgatatgttttttatttctacATCTGCTTTGCAATATGTCAAGGAAATCGATCAAAAGTATGCCCCTTTAACTGACCATAAGCTTATTTCTTTAACGCTTATAGGCACAAAAGAGAATTCTAGTCTTAGAGGGTACTGgaaatttaataataatcttCTTAAGGATGAATACTTTAATAATagtgttaaaaaaattacaaatgacatttTGGGAGGTGTAAAGGCaggatttaaatgtaaatgggaattttttaaatataacgtCAGAAAGATTGCAGTTAAACGtagtaaagaattaaaaaaaattaatagacaAAATGAGTTAgagttaattaataaattaggGATACTGGAACAGAAGCACAATCTTACTAAGGAGGAAGAAGCTGAACTGGTTGCAATTCAATCCCAGTTAGATTTGATCTATTTAGACCTGGCTAAAGGTGCTTTTATTCGTTCTAGGGCGAAATGGCTtgaagagggagaaaaaaattcaaGTTATTTTTTCGCACTTGAGAAAAGAAATGTTAAAAGAAATGCTTTAACTGCTTTAAATATTAACGGGAATCATTGTATGGATCAGAAAACAATTTCTGACTTTGTTTACTCTTTTTATAAAGAACTATATGATTCCAAATTTGATTTATATAATTGTGAAGAATTCATTCAAATAGTCCATCAACATACTCCTATTATTGATAAAGATTTTCATGATTTTTGTGAATCCAATATAACTTCTTCTGAGATCAAAGATGCCCTGTTAAGAATGAAAAAAGGGAAAGCACCAGGTATAGACGGGTTGACAGTAgaattttacttacatttttggGAACTGATCAAAATACCtctttataatatgtataatgaATGTATTAACAGTGGTGAAATGACAAATACTATGAAACAAGGTATAATTTCATTAATTGCTAAACCGGATAAAGATCCAAATTTGATAGAAAATTGGAGACCAATATCTCTTCTTACAattgattataaattaattactttaGTATTTGCTAACAGATTACGAGAgggtttaaataaaattattagtgAATGCCAATCAGGTTTTTTGAAAGGACGACATATAACTAACAATATTAGACTTGTGCTTGACCTTTTGGATTATGCTGAGAATGTTGATGAAGGAGCCGTTATTTTCTTTTTAGACTTTTATAAGGCATTCGATACAATTGaacatgaatttttatttaaaactataacACTTTTTGGATtcggaaatacatttttgaatgtagttaaaatgttttacaatgaTATTAATAGTTCTGTTATACTTAATACTTCCACCTCTAAAAGATTTAACATTAACCGAGGAGTACGTCAAGGTTGTCCAATTTCcccctttttatttttgttggttGTCGAGTTATTATCCATTGGTATtgctaataataaacaaattcaagGTCTCCAAATTTTtggtaaagaaattaaaatttcaCAATTGGCGGATGACACAACCTTATTTTTAAAGAGCTCATCTCTTATTCCTACTGCTATCTCTTTCATCAGCATTTTCTCTAAGGCTTCTGGCCTAAttctaaatttatccaaatgtgAAATCCTTCCTTTACACAATTTAAATGATAAAGTTATAAGTGATATTCCAGTGAAATCCTCTGTCAAATACCTAGGAATTATTgcaacaaaggatgttacagaaAGACAAAGCTTAAATTTCTCCTCTAGATTAAAAAAGACCAAAGCATTATTAAACTGTTGGTTACAACGTGATCTCTCTGTTTATGGTCGTGTCCTATTATGTAAAGCAGAAGGCTTATCTCGATTTGTCTATCCCGCCTTATCTTTGTATGTTAAAGATTCTTATTCTAAAGATatcaataatctgttttattcttttatttggaAAAACAAATCCCAAAGACTGAAGAAAAGGGTTCTTACTAACAAGAGAGCTGAAGGGGGTCTGGAAATACTCTATTTTGAAGATGTTAATAGAACTTTTAAAATCATTtggattaaaaaatgtttgattaatcGTTTCTCCCTTTGGAACCACATCCCACACAGTCTCTTTGACCAAATAGGTGGCTTAGAATTTCTGTTAACTTGTGACTTTAATATTTCTAAACTCCCTCTTAAATTGTCAAAATTCCACCAGCAAGTGCTTTTAGCATGGAAAATTTGCTACTCACACAATTTCTCTCCTCACACTGCCTACATATGGAATAATATCAATATAACTAGTGCCAATAgatctttatttttaaggaattgGTTTAACAGGGATATTAATCATCTGATTAATGTTTGATAATTTTGGAAATCTTTTAACTTATGAACAATTTATGCGAATCCACAATTTCCCTGTGCATTTTAAGGAATTTAATTTGGTCATTAAAGCTATTCCTCCTACTCTTGTACATCTGGTTAAAAGTCATATTCATTACAACTCTATAGTAAGGACAaaaccaaaattaattttaaacggTCTTGAACTGATTGGTAAAAAATGCAATAACAagcatatttacagtattttccaaaaacaaaataaaataacacctaGAGGAAAATGTTTCTGGAACTCtattattgataatattaattGGAAGACTGCTTGGTTAATCccatttaaatattgtattaataacaaaactaaagaaatacattttaaaattttgcatacCATCTACCCTGTTAAATCAATAATTTCAAGATACTCTGATATTGAtgatttatgttctttttgtaaaAATGAGAAAGAGGTgttaacacatttgttttttgatTGTAAAATTTCCCAAAAGTTTTGGAAGGAATTGGCAGATTTCATTTTTTCTCTTGTAAAGGATAAATACTATTTTTCTTTAAAGGATATTATTATGTACTATGACAATAATGTAAACAAAGGTCTTGAATACAttgttaatttattcatattgCTGGCGAAAttctatatacacaaacaaaaatgtttaaactcatcccctatatttaaagtatttttaattgaatttgattgttttatatcttcattgaaattgataaaaaacaaaaagtcattaacatgtttaaaatattatgaaattttCTTTAGATCCCCTGTAACTAATTAATGTCATTTTATATTACACTGAATGTCCTATGTTATGCTCTGTACTATGTATGTTATTTGTTctgtgttcaataaaaaaaaaaaaaaaaaaaaaaaaaaaaaaaaaaaaaaggattccaatgtgtaaaaaaagctttcattcgatccctccgtcctcgcgtcttttccttgcagccttccctcgcatcctacagggggcggagctgagacgcgaggaaaggaagcgaggagaggaaacgaggatgcacaaataagaattgagaagcacccccgGGGCCTGTTGCACAAAACTAGGATAAGGGATTAAGCCAGGATATCTTGGTGATCCTGGCTCAATTGATCCGTAATCCGGTTGCACTAAAGCTGGATAGGGGGCAGGAGGATATGTTATGGTATAAATTACCATGGACATTTATTCTGTGGAGCTAGCCTGCTCCAGACCAGGCTAACTTCCAGGATCTATTTAATCTCATCCCTAATGTCAGTCAGCAGTCACCACAAATGGAAACCAATAGTTATTTCACTGCTCACTATACATTGTTATCACATATAACTAGACCCACTGTCATTATTTAAACGTTTGTGATCATTAATTTCAATCATTTTGGATAATGATTTTTAGATGATGCTGCTATCATTAGATAATTTACAGTTTCCCATAGACTATAaggctatatataaaatgatagaatattagggccacagagggaaaaaaaaagacGAGTCATAATATTGTAACCAGTTGTTTTAAAGGAGGACAGTTGTTAAAATGACAGATGTGGGGCATTTCGTGAAATTGTACTTCAGTATGGTTTCATAAACAAAGACATGCTGATGTGCCAGAATATTAAGTATCACATTGTCATAAGTATcaaaactgtaaaaagaataTGTAGCTTTTCTGCAGAAAGAACCAGCCTCATAAATTTATGACTATCCTTTTTCCTCAGTGTGGCCCTAGTACTCTgtcatataaacaaatacacattccatatgaatataaaaacacaatgtgtaacaTTATGTTCCTTTATTGAACAAGGACAAAAAGCAGGTAAACCATCAGCTCCTTTCGAAACTGAAGTCACAGTGACTCTACAAGATGGAAAGCACAGAATCAAAGCATACTATACAAAATGATACATACACATTCAAAGGTCTGTATATAACACACCCTGCATGTCTGCacactaaaataaatgcaggacaAATCCATACACATCAACTGAACAGATAAATGAATGGATGCAGTAGCCTCCCTGCAGCCTTGTATTACACACAGTATACCGCACAAACATCATAAGAGGCCAAATTCGTAAAAAAACGAACCCAAAAAAACCCAAATTCCTCTGCCACCGCAGGACATATTTAACCAAAATTGAAAGCACACATACTaactaaaataattcaacacATATTGGTCCCTCAGCAGCGGACCACTGTCGTCATCAGGGAAGATTGCCGGATTGTCCCAGTCCATGGTGGTGGCACTCTGGGGGTCCTCTCCTTCCTCAGGCAGGCCACATTGTGGAGGACAGCACAAGCCACAGTAATATCACATGCCCTAACAGGGCTGACCCTTAATTTGTGAAGGCAGTGAAAGCGTGCCTTCAGGAGGCCAAAGGTCATTTCAACTCTGGCCCTGGTCCTGGCATTGGCATGGTTGTAGGCCTGCTGTGCTTCCTGGGGGTCTGTGAAAGGTGTCAGGAGAAAAGGCTGGCAGCCATACCCCCTGTCTCCCAGCAACACACCAGAGAATTCACCGGTCAACACAAAATCTCATCATTACTACCTCATAAACACAGTGATATTCTTGACACAGCCATGATGGTTATAAATAGGGGTTGTGTGGCTTACCTTGTGATAGGCACTGATAGATTTCAGAGGCCCTAAAGATTCTGGAGTCATGGactgagccattttgccacaacaTTGCTGATCACACAGTCAGCATTGCAGACCATCTGAAATCATAAGATGAGGAATATTACACCAATCAATGCACATAGCTGGCAATGCAGAGTGTTCGTCAATGGACAATATCAAAAAGTTATGTTCACCTGAACATTAATGCTGTGAAAGGATTTCCGATTCACAAAATCGGCCTCATGGGCACCTGAGGGGGCTTTTATCCTTATGTGTGTGCGGTCCACTGCACCAATGACATTGGGGAAACCTGTCACACAAAGTAATGAGTATCCTACTATGTGTTAACAGTTGTCCTGTAATTTGTAGATCCTCTTACCTGCAATCCTATAGAACTCCTCTTTGATGTCACAGAGTCTTCTGTGGCCAGGGAAGGAGATGAAGACATCTGCTAATGCTTTGATAGCCAGACACACACTCCTTATTGTGCGGCAAATTGTGGCCTTGTTCAGCTGTTCTGCATCCCCCACTGAGTACAGGAAGGCTCCACTAGCAAAAAAGCGCAAGGCCACACAAACCATTTGCTCCACACTCAGTGCATGGCTCCGTGCAGTGCGGTGCTTAATCCTGGGACCCAGTAGTCTGCATAGATACCTGATGCCATCTGCAGAAAACCTGTTCTTTCATATAGATGGTCATCAGGGAAGGCCAGTGGGTCCAACCGGTCCCTGAAGACCCTTTCTCGCCTGAAGGCTCTCCTCAGCACAAGTGCTTCTTCATCCACCACATCTCGCAAGAATGGGCATGCCATTGTCAGAGCAGAAAGGAACACACAATTTTGGGCCTTCATATAGGCTAGTGGCCACACCTGGTGCTGGGGGGGTGGGCAAAAGAGGCCGGTGCCTTATAACCATGACTTGGTTGTACTGATTgctgggaaaataaaaaaaaaaccttagaaagATGCCACCGTCCTGTGTGCTCACAATAAGAGCTCATATGTCATGGCTCACTTGACTTTACGAGAATAtacctaatttttattttgagctgTGTCATCTTCTTGGAGCTGGgggaggaaagaaaaataatgattaatacatTTGTGTTACAGTTAGCATACAGTGTACATTGAAGGCATATCTCACCTCCctctcaagtttttttatttcaaggtCCAGTTTCCTAATGGTCCTCTTTTTTATTTCGGACTCCAGTGCAAGATTTtccatctttttcttcttgtaCTGAATGTCTATGTCTGCCAGTTCTATTTGGCGCCGGAGGTGGTTGCCATACAACTTTCTGATAGCTTGTGAGCTCTGTGAACACAATACAATTAGCGCAGCTGGAATTTGGCAGGATGTGGTGTCCTTTTATTAATACACACTATGTTGCCAGGCTGGTTTTCCCACTGTATAGCATCTGGGTCCTGTaaaagaaattagattttttgaTTTTGATGAGGACTCCTCACCATTGTAGAGTAAATAGTACTTTCACAGTCTTAACATGATACCTCATGCCTTCTGGAATCCAGAGAGATGGTCTCCTCCTCATCATCGTCTCCATcatgtgctgttgctgctgcactGGGGCTTTCACCCTATCACATTTAATCGGGTTCATATTGAAGCTAGTAGACAAGACATGTCAGGCCTACAGTATGCCTTTGATGGAGAACTCACTGGATCAGCATCGTCTGGTGCTTGTGCTGGTGGCTCTAACAGGAACACAGTGCTGCCAGACACTGCAAGGCAATAGGTAAACCAAAGTCAGACAGTCCAAATTGATTCAATATGAATGTGGTTGTATCCCATGTAGAGATGGAAGGACATACCTTGAATGAAGCGGGTGGCATCTTGGGAGGAACCTATGCTCGTCTCTTTCCCCCCCAGGGATCCCCTCTAAGACGGGCCTGCCTTTATTTAGCTCCAAGGCCATGTCCTCTGCTGGGGTAAGGTCAGCCTTTGATGACCCACCACCCGTGCCTTGTCTGTGGGTATTCTTTTTCACTGCTAAAACAGTACAGACAATGTGTGAGCAGGCACCTTCTGGGTACAATATATGcttgtgctttgttaaatattagtCAGGGACCATACCATTCTGCAGAATGTTCTTGTATTTGATTTTGACCTGCTGCCATGTCCGTTTTGGCCCGTTCATGTTTAATCTACatcacacgcgcgcacacacacacacacacacacacacacacacactctttatcacaagaacatttaatggagtcacactgcaaaaaaatgacttggtatttttgtcttgttttcagtaaaaatatcaaaaaaaaaaaaaatcttaaataaagatgtattttcttGATTTGCTAAATGACCTAGCAAAATAAGTATAGTttagacaaaaaatataaactttaagtaaatgtgtgcttaaaacaagcaaaaaataaataaaagatctgtcaatataataagaaaaattcTCTTGAAATAAGTTTACTTTTTCCATAAACACTTAATTTTAGAAAAGTTCTCTTGTTTCACTGGCagatttttttgcttattttcctAGGTAATTTTGctcaagaaaatatttaagatttttagatatttttt from the Carassius carassius chromosome 7, fCarCar2.1, whole genome shotgun sequence genome contains:
- the LOC132144262 gene encoding putative nuclease HARBI1; the encoded protein is MVCVALRFFASGAFLYSVGDAEQLNKATICRTIRSVCLAIKALADVFISFPGHRRLCDIKEEFYRIAGFPNVIGAVDRTHIRIKAPSGAHEADFVNRKSFHSINVQMVCNADCVISNVVAKWLSP